A portion of the Parasedimentitalea marina genome contains these proteins:
- a CDS encoding hydantoinase/carbamoylase family amidase: MNVNAERFLADLHKLRSFGASGVGKGVVRRAYSDADIAARQWLASRMTEAGLEVHYDPVGNLFGLGGDRSLLVGSHSDTQPEGGWLDGALGVIAGLEIARAAKEAGGSPVSVVSFQDEEGRFGVTTGSDVWSGNLSLVQADALTDDSGVSMRDARERMADLVSDFLPHERFSGFLEMHIEQGPSLDQSDDRIGVVSDIVGIRDMRISFVGRQNHAGTTPMHLRQDAFQCLSAFNSALNARLADVVTPSTVWTIGHVSVHPNASSVVPGRVTFSMQWRDRDVERLRRMGEIIHDLATETAAERGLEAVLEPVMGIEPVPMDADLQARLAASAEATAPGQWRSMPSGALHDASNMAAVMPVAMLFVPSIGGISHAFDEDTDEADLVLGLQVLAGAVQALA; encoded by the coding sequence ATGAATGTGAATGCTGAGAGATTTTTGGCCGACTTGCATAAGTTACGCAGCTTTGGAGCCTCGGGTGTCGGCAAGGGCGTGGTGCGCCGCGCCTATAGTGATGCCGATATCGCTGCGCGGCAGTGGTTGGCCTCGCGTATGACAGAGGCCGGACTGGAGGTGCATTATGATCCGGTCGGAAACCTGTTTGGCCTTGGCGGTGACCGCTCTTTGCTGGTCGGCTCGCACAGTGACACCCAGCCTGAGGGCGGTTGGTTGGACGGGGCGCTGGGGGTGATTGCCGGGCTGGAAATCGCCCGCGCCGCCAAGGAAGCGGGTGGATCACCGGTCTCAGTGGTCAGCTTTCAGGACGAGGAGGGCCGCTTTGGTGTGACCACCGGATCGGATGTCTGGTCGGGCAATCTCTCGCTGGTGCAGGCAGATGCTCTTACTGATGACAGCGGTGTCTCCATGCGGGACGCACGAGAGCGGATGGCAGATCTGGTCAGCGACTTTCTGCCCCATGAGCGCTTTAGCGGCTTTCTTGAAATGCATATCGAACAAGGTCCGTCACTGGATCAAAGCGACGACCGGATTGGCGTGGTCAGCGATATCGTTGGTATTCGCGACATGCGGATCAGCTTTGTCGGTCGTCAAAACCATGCTGGCACCACTCCAATGCATCTGCGTCAGGACGCGTTTCAGTGTTTGTCCGCGTTCAACAGCGCACTGAACGCGCGCCTGGCTGATGTGGTGACACCATCGACTGTTTGGACCATTGGTCATGTATCTGTGCACCCCAATGCCTCATCTGTTGTGCCGGGGCGGGTGACATTTTCGATGCAATGGCGTGACCGGGACGTCGAGCGCTTACGCCGAATGGGCGAAATCATTCACGATCTGGCGACAGAAACAGCTGCCGAGCGTGGGCTGGAAGCTGTTCTTGAACCAGTGATGGGGATTGAGCCGGTGCCGATGGATGCTGACCTGCAGGCCAGGTTGGCGGCCTCTGCCGAAGCGACGGCCCCCGGTCAGTGGCGGAGCATGCCGTCCGGGGCATTGCATGATGCGTCAAACATGGCGGCAGTGATGCCGGTGGCGATGCTGTTTGTGCCCTCGATCGGTGGCATCAGCCATGCCTTTGATGAAGACACAGACGAGGCAGATCTGGTGCTTGGATTGCAGGTCCTCGCCGGGGCGGTTCAGGCTCTGGCGTAA
- a CDS encoding histidine phosphatase family protein, translated as MSHITLVRHGQANTGARDEESYDKLSPLGHQQAAWLGDHLRDSGAHHPRVYCGTLIRHYETAQGMGVADNIIRDPRLNEMEYFSLAQQMEKQHGLDIPTEREGFVHHLPTVFAAWAADEIDNPPESWGDFNSRVSAALSEIAEGEGPALVVTSGGLISIAMRQALDLDTKATARMALAIMNSSMHRLHPIGGHLCPVLFNAVPHLDMPDRHYAQTHL; from the coding sequence ATGTCTCACATCACATTAGTCCGCCACGGCCAGGCCAATACTGGCGCCCGGGACGAAGAAAGCTATGACAAGCTTAGCCCGCTGGGTCACCAACAGGCTGCCTGGTTGGGCGATCACCTGCGCGACAGCGGTGCCCACCATCCGCGGGTCTATTGCGGCACCCTGATCCGGCACTATGAGACGGCGCAGGGCATGGGCGTCGCCGACAACATAATCCGCGACCCCCGGCTGAACGAGATGGAGTATTTCTCGCTCGCGCAACAGATGGAGAAGCAACACGGGTTGGACATTCCAACCGAACGCGAAGGCTTTGTGCATCATCTACCGACTGTTTTTGCGGCCTGGGCAGCAGATGAAATTGACAATCCACCCGAAAGCTGGGGCGACTTTAACAGCCGCGTCAGCGCTGCTCTGTCTGAGATTGCCGAAGGTGAGGGCCCGGCACTGGTGGTGACCTCAGGCGGGTTGATTTCTATTGCAATGCGTCAGGCATTGGATCTTGATACCAAGGCGACGGCGCGTATGGCTCTGGCCATCATGAACAGTTCGATGCACCGGTTGCACCCGATCGGTGGCCATCTATGCCCGGTGCTGTTCAATGCCGTGCCACATCTGGACATGCCCGACCGCCACTACGCCCAAACTCATCTGTAA
- a CDS encoding glutathione S-transferase family protein: MQLYCAPGTISIAVAIALQEAGLEYETIKIDFAAKEQAGAGYGQINPKGRVPALVVDGGILTETGALLEYIADIAPDANLRPSDPLMLARMREVMFYLASTMHVAHAHKMRGSRWASSPSSYKDMKAKVPQTMSDCCHYISSNGLRGPFILGEQISIADCYLYTICTWLTGDGVTLDDFPKIKTFMTTMEQRDSVRTLYADGLL, from the coding sequence ATGCAGCTCTATTGCGCCCCCGGTACCATCTCAATCGCCGTCGCTATTGCCCTGCAAGAGGCCGGGCTGGAGTATGAGACCATCAAAATCGACTTTGCAGCCAAGGAACAAGCCGGGGCTGGTTACGGCCAAATCAATCCCAAAGGCCGGGTGCCTGCGCTGGTTGTTGACGGCGGCATCCTGACCGAAACCGGGGCCCTGCTTGAATATATCGCAGACATCGCCCCCGACGCCAATCTGCGTCCCAGTGATCCCTTGATGCTGGCGCGCATGCGCGAGGTGATGTTCTATCTGGCCTCGACGATGCATGTGGCCCACGCCCATAAGATGCGCGGCAGCCGCTGGGCCAGTTCGCCATCTTCCTACAAGGACATGAAGGCGAAGGTGCCTCAAACCATGAGTGACTGCTGTCACTACATTTCGTCGAACGGATTGCGCGGACCCTTTATACTGGGCGAACAGATCAGCATCGCTGATTGTTATCTCTATACGATCTGCACCTGGTTGACAGGCGACGGGGTGACGCTCGATGACTTTCCAAAAATCAAAACATTCATGACCACCATGGAACAACGCGACTCGGTGCGTACGCTCTATGCTGACGGTCTGCTGTAA
- a CDS encoding saccharopine dehydrogenase, which translates to MTHLWVRAEQRLNEDRVGLTPEGAQALMQAGLKVTIEQSSVRAIPLQGYIDAGCDIAPENSWPQAPSDAIIFGLKELPEDGTPLPHRHIMFGHAYKGQHSGKALLDRFKAGGGTLYDLEYLVEENGRRVAAFGYWAGYAGAAVTLKTWAAQKVGGSCGPVGVYPSKDTLLAELGAELDATGTDRPTAMVIGAMGRVGTGAADLCEAMGVTVTKWDMAETANGGPFPEILAHDLFLNCIFARPGTPVFVPRDALDAPRQLSAIGDVACDPDSDYNPVPVYDRATTWEAPALRVATDPVLDVMAIDNLPSMLPVESSQDYSAQLLPSLLTLVDLETGVWGRAAATFRDHTKD; encoded by the coding sequence ATGACACATCTCTGGGTTCGGGCCGAACAACGCCTTAACGAAGACCGCGTCGGGCTTACCCCTGAGGGCGCCCAGGCGCTGATGCAGGCGGGCCTTAAAGTCACAATCGAGCAAAGCTCGGTTCGGGCGATCCCACTGCAGGGCTATATCGATGCAGGCTGCGACATCGCGCCCGAAAACAGCTGGCCGCAGGCGCCATCCGATGCCATCATCTTTGGTCTCAAGGAACTGCCCGAGGACGGCACCCCACTGCCGCACCGCCACATCATGTTTGGTCACGCCTATAAAGGGCAGCATTCAGGCAAGGCGCTGCTGGATCGTTTCAAGGCTGGCGGTGGCACCCTGTATGATCTCGAGTATCTGGTTGAGGAAAACGGCCGTCGGGTGGCCGCCTTTGGCTATTGGGCCGGCTATGCCGGTGCTGCGGTGACGTTGAAAACCTGGGCCGCCCAGAAAGTCGGCGGCAGCTGTGGTCCGGTTGGCGTTTACCCCAGCAAAGACACCCTGCTGGCAGAGCTCGGCGCCGAGCTGGACGCCACTGGCACAGACCGCCCCACTGCCATGGTTATCGGTGCCATGGGCCGGGTCGGCACCGGTGCCGCTGATCTCTGCGAGGCAATGGGTGTCACCGTGACCAAATGGGACATGGCTGAGACCGCCAATGGCGGCCCCTTCCCCGAGATCCTGGCCCATGATCTGTTCCTCAACTGTATCTTTGCCCGTCCCGGCACCCCGGTGTTTGTGCCCCGCGACGCGCTGGATGCCCCCCGTCAGCTCAGCGCCATCGGCGATGTCGCCTGTGACCCGGACAGCGATTACAACCCGGTGCCCGTCTATGACCGCGCCACCACCTGGGAGGCCCCGGCCCTGCGCGTTGCCACAGACCCGGTGCTTGACGTGATGGCAATCGACAACCTGCCGTCAATGCTGCCGGTCGAAAGCTCGCAGGACTATAGTGCTCAGTTGCTGCCATCGCTGCTAACACTGGTCGATCTTGAAACTGGTGTCTGGGGACGGGCTGCGGCCACGTTCCGCGACCACACCAAAGACTAA
- a CDS encoding saccharopine dehydrogenase C-terminal domain-containing protein, producing the protein MTIHWCGTGLSAIPGLRRLLQAGHDVAVWNRTIDKAQEAVGDLTKNIQAFDIDSLTAQVTAKDVIVSMLPGDWHVPLAELAIAKGAHFVSSSYIAPEMRALNDKARAAGVALVNEVGLDPGIDHLMAHALVDEYKASAAYDAGNDISFISYCGGVPKIANDFRYKFSWSPLGVLKALRSPSRSIRDHAPLDVARPWDAISSYTAPLPTPETFEVYPNRDSLPFMEQYEFGTDWSVKEFVRGTLRLNGWTAAWDGVFKEVETLSGPEGDARLKDMSDQFWQDHAYDEGEPDRVVLCVDLKAEKDGTKVWHKSYVMDAWGDDNGTAMARLVSIPVSLAIEATMNGQIAAGVHAAPSDAKLVAGWMSEIGKLAQHLELTDQLA; encoded by the coding sequence ATGACCATTCACTGGTGCGGCACCGGCCTTTCGGCCATTCCCGGTCTGCGTCGCCTGCTGCAGGCGGGACATGACGTTGCGGTGTGGAACCGCACGATCGACAAGGCCCAAGAGGCCGTCGGTGACCTGACCAAAAACATCCAGGCCTTTGACATCGACAGCCTGACCGCGCAGGTCACCGCCAAGGACGTCATCGTCTCGATGCTGCCCGGCGATTGGCACGTGCCATTGGCTGAACTGGCCATCGCCAAGGGCGCGCATTTCGTGTCGTCCTCCTACATTGCACCTGAAATGCGTGCTCTGAACGATAAGGCCCGCGCCGCCGGGGTTGCTTTGGTCAACGAGGTCGGACTTGATCCCGGCATCGACCACCTGATGGCCCATGCTCTGGTGGACGAGTACAAGGCATCCGCCGCCTATGATGCCGGCAACGACATCAGCTTCATCTCTTATTGCGGTGGCGTCCCCAAGATCGCCAATGACTTCCGTTACAAGTTCAGCTGGTCCCCTTTGGGCGTACTCAAGGCCCTGCGCTCGCCATCCCGTTCGATCCGCGACCACGCGCCGCTGGATGTTGCCCGCCCCTGGGATGCCATCTCCAGCTACACCGCGCCGCTGCCAACCCCGGAAACCTTCGAGGTCTACCCCAACCGCGACTCGCTGCCCTTTATGGAACAGTATGAGTTTGGCACTGACTGGTCGGTCAAAGAATTCGTCCGCGGCACCCTGCGCCTGAACGGCTGGACAGCGGCTTGGGATGGTGTGTTCAAAGAGGTCGAAACCCTGTCCGGCCCCGAAGGCGACGCCCGGCTCAAGGACATGTCCGACCAGTTCTGGCAAGACCACGCCTATGACGAAGGCGAACCCGATCGCGTGGTTCTCTGCGTTGATCTGAAGGCTGAAAAAGACGGAACCAAGGTCTGGCACAAATCTTATGTCATGGATGCCTGGGGCGACGACAACGGCACCGCCATGGCCCGCCTGGTTTCGATCCCGGTTTCGCTGGCCATCGAGGCTACGATGAACGGCCAGATCGCTGCCGGTGTGCACGCCGCTCCCAGTGATGCCAAACTGGTTGCCGGTTGGATGTCGGAAATCGGCAAGCTGGCACAGCACCT